In a single window of the Centroberyx gerrardi isolate f3 chromosome 17, fCenGer3.hap1.cur.20231027, whole genome shotgun sequence genome:
- the tnfaip2b gene encoding tumor necrosis factor alpha-induced protein 2 isoform X1 — protein sequence MCLVLRSCLPYRAWRACRAGGAMAGGKLDSPTDKRGKRFHLKLPKLRRNSNGQSGVNPPAPAVPAADGLDSPGAVEELLTFEQNLERRHLCEAGRQLIDREERLFGEIAETEPLQHHEEEERKLAADRGTLVCLVEQALKRSLSSEEGNAEALTSALKAVCQEEQQDRLWILRPQKNPPWRPARWRKLHDSTLRSLVEERMDSASMPGEQGQQSSIQQDVCAMGKQLKDDLLRVARGVKGCYPPELDVCNLYARLYHQAFSARLKRIAEFGLAGRDCAAMLHWVKDHYPRIFQNKELVLEIDYEDLGALLPEELYGPLEEQHLSNTQAELQTYINQVLREAEQAWKNGDELERRDGYFFSPLAFDVVQFIDGAVRSGEILLGDQSKVQTTVCLLKDFLQSFKKFHEDVMKGSGASSRPVVMANLGSVDQFRNYIIKKRDLFPEDVRENCLSAVTAMEQSAHTFLLSPVHKQLKPQYRTLGTSDWLKEQVFEKLLGSLEEHIKDLQGLTESCQQRLMGQLQQEVTVEYVRRLLRGKVKLKDKELQERAARIVTEEGQRLSQLFSRAGSREDWLNNILPKIAEVLKLQNLPSMQMEVTSLGAAFPDLSDKHLSALLKLKTNLSAADRKTVKETFLDNLTETDVDAARPFFSRVQLR from the exons ATGTGTCTGGTTCTCCGGAGCTGTCTGCCCTACAGAGCCTGGAGAGCCTGCAGAGCCGGAG GAGCGATGGCAGGCGGCAAGCTCGACTCTCCCACGGACAAACGAGGGAAACGATTTCACTTAAAACTCCCGAAATTAAGACGAAACTCCAACGGTCAGTCCGGTGTGAACCCCCCTGCTCCCGCTGTCCCCGCCGCTGATGGCCTGGATTCACCCGGCGCTGTTGAGG AGCTGCTCACGTTTGAGCAAAACCTCGAGCGGCGCCACCTGTGTGAAGCCGGCCGGCAGCTGAtagacagagaggagcgtcTGTTCGGAGAGATAGCAGAGACAGAGCCGCTTCAGCACCATGAAGAGGAAGAACGCAAGCTGGCCGCAGACCGCGGGACCCTGGTCTGCCTGGTGGAGCAGGCTTTAAAGCGGTCTCTCAGCTCGGAGGAGGGAAACGCGGAGGCTCTGACGTCGGCGTTGAAGGCGGTGTGTCAGGAGGAGCAGCAAGACCGGCTGTGGATTCTGAGACCTCAGAAAAACCCGCCGTGGAGGCCGGCTCGCTGGAGGAAGCTGCACGACTCCACCCTCCGCAGCCTGGTGGAGGAGCGTATGGACAGCGCCTCGATGCCCGGCGAGCAGGGGCAGCAGTCGTCCATCCAGCAGGACGTGTGCGCCATGGGCAAGCAGCTGAAGGACGACCTGCTGCGGGTGGCGAGGGGCGTGAAGGGCTGCTACCCGCCGGAGCTGGACGTCTGTAACCTTTACGCCAGGTTGTACCACCAAGCCTTCAGCGCCAGGCTGAAGAGGATCGCGGAGTTCGGGCTCGCAGGAAGGGACTGCGCCGCCATGCTGCACTGGGTGAAGGATCACTACCCAAG AATATTTCAGAATAAGGAACTGGTTCTAGAGATCGACTATGAAGATCTGGGGGCGCTGCTGCCTGAGGAGCTGTATGGACCGCTGGAGGAGCAACATCTGAGTAACACACAG gcGGAGCTGCAGACTTATATTAACCAAGTCCTGCGGGAGGCGGAGCAGGCGTGGAAGAACGGAGACGAGCTGGAGAGAAGAGACGGCTACTTCTTCAGTCCTTTGGCCTTCGACGTCGTCCAG TTTATCGACGGTGCAGTGCGGTCAGGTGAGATACTTTTGGGGGACCAGAGCAAGGTCCAGACCACCGTGTGCCTCCTGAAAGACTTCCTGCAAAG CTTCAAGAAGTTCCATGAGGACGTGATGAAGGGAAGCGGAGCGAGCAGCCGGCCGGTCGTCATGGCGAACCTCGGCTCTGTCGACCAGTTCAG GAACTACATAATTAAGAAGAGAGATCTCTTCCCCGAGGACGTGAGGGAAAACTGTTTGTCTGCTGTGACCGCCATGGAACAATCCGCCCACACGTTTTTATTAAGCCCCGTGCACAAGCAACTCAAG CCACAGTACCGCACTCTGGGAACAAGCGACTGGCTGAAGGAGCAGGTGTTTGAGAAGCTGCTGGGCAGTTTGGAAGAACACATTAAGGACCTGCAGGGCCTGACCGAGTCCTGCCAGCAG AGGCTGATGggccagctgcagcaggaggtgaCGGTGGAATACGTCCGGCGGCTCCTGAGGGGAAAAGTGAAGCTGAAGGacaaggagctgcaggagcgAGCAGCCAGGATCGTGACAGAGGAGGGACAGAGGCTGAGCCAGCTGTTCAGCAGAGCC GGATCGAGGGAGGATTGGCTGAACAACATCTTGCCCAAGATTGCAGAAGTGCTGAAACTCCAAAACCTTCCCTCCATGCAGATGGAAGTCACATCACTGGGAGCCGCCTTCCCCGACCTGAG TGACAAACACCTTTCAGCTCTGCTCAAGCTCAAGACCAACCTCTCCGCTGCCGACAGGAAAACGGTCAAAGAAACTTTCCTGGATAATTTGACTGAAACCGACGTCGATGCTGCTCGGCCTTTTTTCTCCAGAGTGCAGCTCAGATGA
- the tnfaip2b gene encoding tumor necrosis factor alpha-induced protein 2 isoform X2, with protein MAGGKLDSPTDKRGKRFHLKLPKLRRNSNGQSGVNPPAPAVPAADGLDSPGAVEELLTFEQNLERRHLCEAGRQLIDREERLFGEIAETEPLQHHEEEERKLAADRGTLVCLVEQALKRSLSSEEGNAEALTSALKAVCQEEQQDRLWILRPQKNPPWRPARWRKLHDSTLRSLVEERMDSASMPGEQGQQSSIQQDVCAMGKQLKDDLLRVARGVKGCYPPELDVCNLYARLYHQAFSARLKRIAEFGLAGRDCAAMLHWVKDHYPRIFQNKELVLEIDYEDLGALLPEELYGPLEEQHLSNTQAELQTYINQVLREAEQAWKNGDELERRDGYFFSPLAFDVVQFIDGAVRSGEILLGDQSKVQTTVCLLKDFLQSFKKFHEDVMKGSGASSRPVVMANLGSVDQFRNYIIKKRDLFPEDVRENCLSAVTAMEQSAHTFLLSPVHKQLKPQYRTLGTSDWLKEQVFEKLLGSLEEHIKDLQGLTESCQQRLMGQLQQEVTVEYVRRLLRGKVKLKDKELQERAARIVTEEGQRLSQLFSRAGSREDWLNNILPKIAEVLKLQNLPSMQMEVTSLGAAFPDLSDKHLSALLKLKTNLSAADRKTVKETFLDNLTETDVDAARPFFSRVQLR; from the exons ATGGCAGGCGGCAAGCTCGACTCTCCCACGGACAAACGAGGGAAACGATTTCACTTAAAACTCCCGAAATTAAGACGAAACTCCAACGGTCAGTCCGGTGTGAACCCCCCTGCTCCCGCTGTCCCCGCCGCTGATGGCCTGGATTCACCCGGCGCTGTTGAGG AGCTGCTCACGTTTGAGCAAAACCTCGAGCGGCGCCACCTGTGTGAAGCCGGCCGGCAGCTGAtagacagagaggagcgtcTGTTCGGAGAGATAGCAGAGACAGAGCCGCTTCAGCACCATGAAGAGGAAGAACGCAAGCTGGCCGCAGACCGCGGGACCCTGGTCTGCCTGGTGGAGCAGGCTTTAAAGCGGTCTCTCAGCTCGGAGGAGGGAAACGCGGAGGCTCTGACGTCGGCGTTGAAGGCGGTGTGTCAGGAGGAGCAGCAAGACCGGCTGTGGATTCTGAGACCTCAGAAAAACCCGCCGTGGAGGCCGGCTCGCTGGAGGAAGCTGCACGACTCCACCCTCCGCAGCCTGGTGGAGGAGCGTATGGACAGCGCCTCGATGCCCGGCGAGCAGGGGCAGCAGTCGTCCATCCAGCAGGACGTGTGCGCCATGGGCAAGCAGCTGAAGGACGACCTGCTGCGGGTGGCGAGGGGCGTGAAGGGCTGCTACCCGCCGGAGCTGGACGTCTGTAACCTTTACGCCAGGTTGTACCACCAAGCCTTCAGCGCCAGGCTGAAGAGGATCGCGGAGTTCGGGCTCGCAGGAAGGGACTGCGCCGCCATGCTGCACTGGGTGAAGGATCACTACCCAAG AATATTTCAGAATAAGGAACTGGTTCTAGAGATCGACTATGAAGATCTGGGGGCGCTGCTGCCTGAGGAGCTGTATGGACCGCTGGAGGAGCAACATCTGAGTAACACACAG gcGGAGCTGCAGACTTATATTAACCAAGTCCTGCGGGAGGCGGAGCAGGCGTGGAAGAACGGAGACGAGCTGGAGAGAAGAGACGGCTACTTCTTCAGTCCTTTGGCCTTCGACGTCGTCCAG TTTATCGACGGTGCAGTGCGGTCAGGTGAGATACTTTTGGGGGACCAGAGCAAGGTCCAGACCACCGTGTGCCTCCTGAAAGACTTCCTGCAAAG CTTCAAGAAGTTCCATGAGGACGTGATGAAGGGAAGCGGAGCGAGCAGCCGGCCGGTCGTCATGGCGAACCTCGGCTCTGTCGACCAGTTCAG GAACTACATAATTAAGAAGAGAGATCTCTTCCCCGAGGACGTGAGGGAAAACTGTTTGTCTGCTGTGACCGCCATGGAACAATCCGCCCACACGTTTTTATTAAGCCCCGTGCACAAGCAACTCAAG CCACAGTACCGCACTCTGGGAACAAGCGACTGGCTGAAGGAGCAGGTGTTTGAGAAGCTGCTGGGCAGTTTGGAAGAACACATTAAGGACCTGCAGGGCCTGACCGAGTCCTGCCAGCAG AGGCTGATGggccagctgcagcaggaggtgaCGGTGGAATACGTCCGGCGGCTCCTGAGGGGAAAAGTGAAGCTGAAGGacaaggagctgcaggagcgAGCAGCCAGGATCGTGACAGAGGAGGGACAGAGGCTGAGCCAGCTGTTCAGCAGAGCC GGATCGAGGGAGGATTGGCTGAACAACATCTTGCCCAAGATTGCAGAAGTGCTGAAACTCCAAAACCTTCCCTCCATGCAGATGGAAGTCACATCACTGGGAGCCGCCTTCCCCGACCTGAG TGACAAACACCTTTCAGCTCTGCTCAAGCTCAAGACCAACCTCTCCGCTGCCGACAGGAAAACGGTCAAAGAAACTTTCCTGGATAATTTGACTGAAACCGACGTCGATGCTGCTCGGCCTTTTTTCTCCAGAGTGCAGCTCAGATGA